A portion of the Pedobacter cryoconitis genome contains these proteins:
- a CDS encoding S41 family peptidase, whose translation MDALLDSTYNTIQPGTTDFEFYKLLKKILSTIKDGHLYCSLPPTLQKYRKEKARFFPLRLYFTEYHTYQANLGNAQIPAGSEILTINNQSIELIRKNVMEYIVSDGNIQTKKLKILNDFFYFYYYLSQGEQSLYAIKIKTPDGAIKQIKITGKPEKELVGDENENKPAKHLQLAIKDNNTAILTLKSFEKSQLEKTGENFPEFLKKSFATLHQKGIKKLIIDLRGNTGGRDTYGPLLYSYLTQQPFQYYKRLTAATTDLPYDEFKSSISSYNNLNKEMLLKTSPHNYQLKNTAHPNLQHTHPQPNNYKGKLWLLIDGLSFSTTAEFCAIVSSNNRGKFIGEETGGTYEGNTSGVQIESTLPHSKIQISFGTIKYDMAVKPAKKKARGIIPQYKIQQDISGKADSQLNYALKLTKK comes from the coding sequence ATGGATGCTCTACTTGACAGCACCTATAACACCATTCAACCAGGCACTACAGATTTTGAATTTTATAAACTCTTAAAAAAGATACTCAGTACTATTAAAGACGGTCATTTATACTGTAGCCTTCCACCAACCCTGCAAAAATACCGTAAAGAAAAAGCCAGATTCTTTCCACTGAGACTCTACTTCACCGAATACCATACCTACCAGGCAAACCTTGGCAATGCTCAAATACCTGCAGGCTCAGAAATCCTGACCATAAACAATCAATCAATTGAACTGATCAGAAAAAACGTAATGGAATACATCGTTTCTGACGGAAACATTCAGACCAAAAAATTAAAAATATTAAATGACTTCTTTTACTTCTACTATTACTTATCCCAAGGTGAACAATCCCTTTACGCGATTAAAATCAAAACCCCGGACGGAGCCATAAAGCAAATCAAAATTACTGGGAAGCCAGAAAAAGAGCTCGTCGGCGATGAGAATGAGAATAAACCTGCAAAACACCTGCAATTAGCAATCAAAGACAATAACACAGCCATCCTTACACTTAAAAGCTTTGAGAAATCACAACTGGAAAAAACCGGAGAAAACTTCCCGGAATTCCTGAAAAAATCCTTTGCTACCCTTCATCAAAAAGGAATAAAAAAACTTATTATAGACCTACGTGGAAACACAGGAGGCAGAGATACCTACGGCCCGCTACTCTATTCTTACTTAACACAACAACCATTTCAATATTATAAAAGACTGACTGCAGCCACAACAGACCTTCCATACGATGAATTTAAAAGCAGTATATCCTCCTACAATAACCTCAACAAAGAGATGTTATTAAAAACCAGCCCGCACAACTATCAGCTAAAAAACACAGCTCACCCTAACCTACAGCATACCCATCCACAACCAAATAACTACAAAGGAAAACTTTGGCTCTTAATCGATGGCTTATCATTTTCAACAACAGCAGAATTCTGTGCTATAGTATCCAGTAACAACCGCGGGAAATTTATCGGAGAAGAGACCGGCGGCACTTACGAAGGCAATACATCCGGTGTACAAATAGAGTCTACACTCCCTCATAGTAAAATCCAAATCTCCTTCGGTACCATCAAATACGATATGGCAGTAAAGCCCGCAAAAAAAAAAGCAAGAGGGATCATACCCCAGTACAAAATCCAGCAAGACATCAGCGGGAAAGCAGATAGTCAATTAAATTATGCGCTGAAACTAACTAAAAAATAA
- a CDS encoding DUF2157 domain-containing protein: MKIDQEKSDFLDEMLDHWQEENLLTPADIQKLKASYEAKSFDWRRLAQYSFWVAMACGVISLGALLIDNKFLDYLKNLYDTPDSIISLLSAVGAGILYKISFTRKKTMPMQVFSNDAIIFTAVMLTANAIAYLGKTFDKGDGHFSILILLSVFIYGILAYLFKSRLIWIFVLISLGAWFGTETGYMSRDNLYFLGMNYPLRFVAFGLVLTAISLSLKNVKIFRQFYDTTYICGMVYLFVSLWLISVFGNFGTLDKWYAIKQISLFYWAIISAVACVASIFIGLKYRDDIAREFGITFLFINLYTRYFEYFWDSWHKALFFSVLAASFWLIGRKAEKIWNVEFLKK; this comes from the coding sequence ATGAAAATAGACCAGGAAAAGAGTGACTTTTTAGATGAAATGCTTGACCACTGGCAGGAAGAAAACCTGCTCACCCCTGCCGACATCCAAAAGCTGAAAGCTAGCTATGAGGCGAAGTCATTTGATTGGCGAAGGCTGGCACAATACTCTTTCTGGGTTGCAATGGCCTGTGGTGTCATCTCACTCGGAGCCCTCTTAATTGACAATAAATTCCTCGACTACTTAAAAAATCTTTACGATACCCCCGACAGTATTATCAGCTTACTCTCTGCCGTAGGCGCGGGCATCCTTTACAAAATAAGCTTTACCCGAAAGAAGACCATGCCCATGCAGGTATTCAGTAATGACGCCATTATTTTCACCGCTGTCATGCTCACTGCCAATGCCATTGCCTACCTCGGTAAAACCTTCGATAAAGGGGACGGACACTTCTCCATCCTGATCTTGCTCTCCGTATTCATCTACGGTATATTGGCCTACCTCTTCAAATCCCGCCTCATCTGGATCTTCGTATTAATTTCCCTTGGTGCCTGGTTTGGAACTGAAACCGGCTACATGTCACGTGACAACCTCTACTTCCTGGGCATGAATTATCCCCTGCGTTTTGTCGCTTTCGGGCTTGTCCTGACAGCAATCTCTTTATCCCTGAAAAACGTAAAAATCTTCAGGCAATTTTACGATACCACCTACATCTGTGGTATGGTCTACCTTTTCGTATCCCTATGGCTAATCTCTGTATTCGGTAACTTCGGCACCCTCGATAAATGGTATGCCATCAAACAAATCAGCCTTTTCTACTGGGCCATTATTTCGGCTGTTGCCTGTGTCGCCAGCATTTTCATTGGACTCAAATACCGTGACGACATTGCCCGTGAATTCGGAATTACCTTCCTGTTCATCAACCTCTACACCCGTTACTTTGAATACTTCTGGGACAGCTGGCATAAAGCCCTTTTCTTTAGTGTTCTTGCTGCATCCTTCTGGCTGATCGGCCGTAAAGCCGAAAAGATCTGGAACGTTGAATTCCTAAAAAAATAA
- a CDS encoding cation:proton antiporter translates to MLHLPVLITDLGLILAAAGITTLLFKKIKQPLVLGYILAGLLVGPHINFIPTVTDNESIHIWAEIGVIFLLFSLGLEFSFKKLVKVGGSASITAIVEVVCMLLIGFVAGKAMGWKTMDSIFLGGILSVSSTTIIIRAFEELGVKHKKFAGLVFGVLIVEDLVAILLLVLLSTLAVSQQFAGAEMFFSILKLLFFLILWFIGGIFLVPTFLKATKKLMNDETMLIVSIALCLLMVLLAVKVGFSPALGAFIMGSILAETTQAEKIEHLTKSVKDLFAAIFFVSVGMLIDPGILIDYAVPILIITIATVLGKFLSSGLGALLSGQPLKTSVQTGMSLAQIGEFSFIIATLGLTLKVTSDFLYPIAVAVSAITTFTTPYLIKASEPFYLFLERTLPKSWVAAINRYSSSTAGITTMSDWKTLLKSYTFNTIIHSVILIAIIFLGSRYLHPFITKNLINGNKGIIISLIISLIFMAPFLWALAIRRIERKAHSHLWLNKKYTRGPLIALEVLRVALAIFAVCFLIFQFYNTWVAMVIALILIVSGMIIFSRKLQAFYDRLEHRFLYNLNAREEQNKQPEILPWDTHLTELTIAPESALVGKSLIELAVREKYGVNIALIERGNMMIPTPGRDERLYPNDKVMLIGTDDQLAAVGELFKGTNNDNQESAFPKKDMTLQKIVINASSPVFAQTIRESGIREKTQGLVVGIERNGIRILNPDSDLVFENEDIVWIVGNNKKIPDLLKKV, encoded by the coding sequence ATGCTACACCTACCCGTATTAATAACTGATTTAGGCTTAATACTCGCAGCAGCTGGAATTACAACCCTGCTTTTCAAAAAAATCAAACAACCACTCGTACTCGGTTATATTCTTGCCGGCTTATTAGTTGGCCCCCATATTAATTTTATCCCTACCGTAACCGACAATGAAAGTATCCATATCTGGGCTGAAATCGGGGTTATCTTTTTGCTGTTTAGTCTTGGGCTGGAGTTCAGTTTCAAGAAACTGGTTAAAGTAGGCGGATCAGCTTCCATTACCGCTATTGTCGAAGTCGTTTGCATGCTGCTCATCGGTTTTGTTGCAGGAAAGGCCATGGGCTGGAAAACAATGGATAGTATTTTCCTTGGTGGGATTCTATCTGTTTCTTCCACAACCATCATTATCCGTGCCTTTGAAGAGCTCGGCGTTAAACATAAGAAATTTGCCGGCCTGGTTTTCGGTGTCCTGATTGTAGAAGACCTCGTTGCTATCCTTTTACTAGTGCTGCTTTCTACATTGGCCGTGAGCCAGCAATTTGCCGGAGCAGAGATGTTTTTCTCTATCCTGAAGCTATTGTTCTTCCTGATCCTATGGTTCATCGGTGGTATCTTCCTGGTTCCTACCTTCCTGAAAGCCACAAAAAAACTCATGAACGACGAGACGATGCTGATTGTCTCCATCGCATTATGTCTACTGATGGTATTACTTGCCGTTAAAGTTGGGTTCTCTCCGGCTTTGGGTGCATTTATCATGGGATCTATCCTTGCTGAAACTACGCAAGCAGAAAAAATTGAGCATCTTACTAAATCTGTAAAAGACCTTTTTGCAGCTATATTCTTTGTTTCTGTGGGAATGCTGATTGATCCGGGTATCCTGATCGACTATGCTGTACCTATCCTGATCATCACGATCGCTACTGTTCTGGGAAAATTCTTAAGTTCAGGATTAGGCGCATTACTTTCAGGACAGCCCTTAAAAACATCTGTACAAACCGGGATGAGTTTAGCTCAGATCGGTGAATTCTCCTTTATTATCGCGACCCTTGGGCTTACCCTGAAGGTAACCAGTGATTTCCTCTATCCAATCGCGGTAGCTGTCTCTGCCATTACGACCTTTACCACGCCATACCTGATCAAAGCATCAGAGCCCTTTTACCTCTTCCTGGAGCGTACCCTTCCAAAAAGCTGGGTAGCTGCCATCAACAGATATAGTTCCAGTACTGCTGGGATCACGACTATGAGTGACTGGAAAACATTGTTAAAGTCATATACTTTCAATACAATTATCCACTCTGTAATTTTGATTGCCATTATCTTTTTAGGCTCCCGGTATCTGCATCCCTTTATCACAAAAAACCTCATTAACGGCAATAAAGGTATTATCATCAGTCTGATTATTTCCCTGATCTTCATGGCTCCCTTTTTATGGGCACTGGCCATCCGGAGAATTGAAAGGAAAGCACACTCTCACTTATGGCTGAATAAAAAATACACCCGCGGGCCACTCATCGCGCTGGAAGTTTTAAGAGTCGCCCTGGCAATATTTGCCGTATGCTTCCTGATCTTCCAATTCTACAATACCTGGGTCGCTATGGTGATTGCCCTGATCCTGATTGTTAGCGGGATGATCATTTTCAGCAGGAAACTACAAGCTTTTTATGACCGTTTAGAACACCGCTTCCTATACAACCTGAATGCAAGAGAAGAACAGAATAAACAGCCCGAAATATTACCCTGGGATACCCACTTAACAGAATTGACCATAGCTCCTGAATCCGCTCTTGTTGGAAAATCCCTGATTGAATTAGCAGTCAGAGAAAAGTACGGTGTAAACATTGCACTGATCGAGAGAGGCAATATGATGATCCCGACTCCCGGGCGTGATGAGCGGCTTTATCCAAACGACAAAGTCATGCTGATTGGTACAGACGACCAGCTGGCAGCAGTCGGAGAGCTCTTTAAGGGTACAAACAATGATAACCAGGAAAGCGCATTCCCCAAAAAGGATATGACACTTCAGAAAATTGTGATCAATGCCTCTTCCCCCGTATTTGCCCAAACCATCCGGGAATCCGGTATCCGCGAAAAAACACAAGGCCTGGTTGTTGGCATCGAGAGAAATGGCATCAGGATCCTTAATCCCGATTCAGATCTCGTATTTGAGAATGAGGATATCGTATGGATTGTAGGGAACAATAAAAAGATCCCCGACCTGCTCAAGAAAGTTTAA
- a CDS encoding bifunctional riboflavin kinase/FAD synthetase, which produces MKIYNHLSEFKRLNNAVATIGTFDGVHFGHQKIINRLCELAKNTDGESVILTFFPHPRLIIDPENQDLKMINTIEEKAEILAALGVDHLIITPFTRDFSNMNPAEYIKNILVDTIGIKQLIVGYDHRFGKDRSGGMLDLVAFSKPYGYEIEEIKEQDINDVAVSSTKIRKSLLEGQVGLAAEYLGYNFSLYGPVIKGDKIGRTIGFPTANIFIEQPYKIIPSDGIYAVTVEMENETYKGMAYIGQRPTINGMTRNIEVNIFDFNKEIYGQYIRMNFMEFLRHDVKFTGLEALKIQLQQDKEDTLAYFAQQR; this is translated from the coding sequence TTGAAAATATATAACCACCTTTCCGAATTTAAAAGGTTGAACAACGCAGTTGCAACCATTGGCACTTTTGACGGCGTTCACTTCGGGCATCAGAAAATCATTAACAGGCTTTGCGAACTTGCTAAAAATACTGATGGCGAAAGTGTAATTTTAACCTTTTTTCCTCATCCCCGGTTGATTATCGATCCTGAAAATCAGGACCTGAAAATGATCAATACCATTGAAGAAAAAGCAGAAATATTAGCGGCCCTGGGCGTTGACCATTTGATCATTACTCCATTTACCCGTGATTTTTCCAACATGAATCCGGCGGAGTATATCAAGAATATCCTGGTAGACACCATTGGCATCAAGCAACTGATTGTTGGTTACGACCACCGTTTCGGAAAAGACCGTTCAGGAGGTATGCTCGACTTAGTTGCTTTTTCAAAACCCTATGGTTATGAGATTGAAGAAATTAAGGAGCAGGATATTAATGATGTTGCTGTCAGCTCTACCAAAATCAGGAAATCATTGCTAGAAGGACAAGTTGGTTTAGCGGCAGAATACCTGGGTTATAATTTCTCTTTATACGGACCAGTAATTAAAGGAGATAAAATAGGACGTACCATTGGCTTTCCAACAGCGAACATATTTATTGAACAGCCTTATAAAATCATTCCATCCGATGGGATATATGCCGTGACCGTTGAAATGGAAAATGAGACTTATAAAGGAATGGCTTACATAGGTCAGCGCCCAACTATTAATGGAATGACCAGGAATATAGAAGTCAATATCTTTGATTTTAACAAGGAAATCTATGGCCAGTATATCAGAATGAACTTCATGGAATTCCTCAGACATGATGTGAAATTCACCGGACTGGAAGCGCTTAAAATACAACTACAGCAAGATAAAGAAGATACATTAGCTTATTTTGCACAGCAGCGCTAA
- a CDS encoding YitT family protein: protein MHNHLKNTYLRHLKDFTLIGLGIVSACFGLKSFLMPSEFIDGGVTGISLLISTLTGFKLSYLILLINIPFVILGYSQIGKAFAIKTALAIITLAVFLIILPFQPVTHDKLLIAFFGGLFLGGGIGLAMRGGCVIDGTEVLALYISKNSMLTVGNIILILNIIIFGVAAIFLDIETAMYAILTYLSASKTIDFVVNGLEQYIGVTIISEKKEDIKSFLINNMKRGVTIYKGEGGYGEKKEIDILYTVVTKLEMGKLQNEIRQLDPDAFIVQQQISDLKGGVVKRHALH from the coding sequence ATGCACAATCACCTCAAAAATACTTACTTACGTCATTTAAAAGACTTTACCTTAATCGGACTGGGTATAGTTTCTGCCTGCTTCGGTCTTAAAAGCTTTTTAATGCCAAGTGAGTTTATAGATGGCGGTGTAACGGGTATATCTTTATTGATCAGCACACTGACAGGATTTAAACTTTCCTATCTGATCCTGCTGATCAACATTCCTTTTGTGATTTTAGGTTATTCACAAATAGGTAAAGCGTTTGCCATAAAAACAGCGCTAGCTATTATCACGCTTGCTGTTTTCCTGATTATCCTGCCCTTTCAGCCTGTTACCCATGATAAATTACTGATCGCTTTTTTTGGTGGTTTGTTTTTAGGCGGAGGTATTGGTCTGGCTATGCGTGGCGGATGTGTCATTGACGGAACAGAAGTACTCGCTTTATACATCAGTAAAAATAGCATGCTGACTGTTGGAAATATTATCCTGATCCTTAACATTATCATTTTTGGGGTTGCAGCAATTTTCCTGGATATAGAAACAGCGATGTATGCCATTCTAACTTATTTATCAGCTTCCAAAACCATCGATTTTGTAGTCAACGGACTGGAGCAATACATTGGAGTAACCATTATCTCTGAGAAAAAAGAAGACATCAAGTCATTCCTGATCAATAATATGAAAAGGGGCGTGACTATTTATAAAGGTGAAGGCGGGTACGGAGAGAAAAAAGAAATTGACATCTTATATACTGTAGTTACAAAACTTGAAATGGGTAAACTGCAAAATGAAATCCGCCAGTTAGATCCGGATGCTTTTATTGTGCAGCAGCAGATTTCTGACCTCAAGGGTGGCGTAGTAAAACGACATGCCTTGCATTAA
- the truB gene encoding tRNA pseudouridine(55) synthase TruB has translation MTILSAQKLLERTFNFAEGELLLINKPYKWTSFDVVGKIRNSLKPLKLKVGHAGTLDPLATGLLILCTGKLTKQIDTFQAEDKEYTGTMILGATTPSFDMETVVDQEYPLTNLTEEAIYAAAAPFTGDIQQYPPAHSAVKVNGERLYVKARRGEEQELRLRFVSVPVFEITRIALPEVDFRIVCSKGTYIRSLVSDFGKHLENGAYLSKLTRTRSGNFFLEDAFEVTDLVEYLKNKREAAAAEQADTNIQ, from the coding sequence ATTACCATTTTGAGCGCACAAAAGTTACTGGAAAGAACCTTCAATTTTGCCGAAGGAGAGTTATTACTCATCAATAAACCCTATAAGTGGACGAGTTTTGATGTAGTAGGGAAGATCAGGAATTCATTAAAACCCCTGAAGTTAAAAGTTGGCCATGCAGGTACATTAGACCCATTGGCCACAGGTTTATTGATTTTATGTACAGGAAAACTGACTAAACAGATCGACACCTTTCAGGCAGAAGACAAAGAATATACTGGAACGATGATCCTGGGGGCTACAACACCCTCTTTTGATATGGAAACGGTAGTGGATCAGGAATATCCGCTGACTAATTTAACCGAAGAAGCAATTTATGCTGCTGCTGCACCATTTACCGGTGATATACAACAATATCCACCAGCCCATTCCGCAGTTAAAGTAAACGGAGAACGTTTATATGTTAAAGCCCGCAGAGGTGAAGAACAGGAATTGAGGCTTCGTTTTGTATCCGTACCCGTTTTTGAAATTACCCGTATTGCCTTACCTGAAGTTGATTTCAGAATCGTTTGCAGTAAAGGAACTTATATCAGATCACTGGTTTCAGATTTCGGAAAACATCTTGAAAACGGCGCCTATTTATCTAAACTTACCCGCACAAGAAGCGGAAATTTCTTCTTAGAAGACGCTTTTGAAGTAACTGATCTGGTTGAATACCTTAAAAACAAAAGAGAAGCTGCCGCAGCTGAACAAGCTGATACAAATATCCAATAG
- a CDS encoding undecaprenyl-diphosphate phosphatase, which produces MTLIDAIILAVIEGLTEFLPVSSTGHMILASSFMGIASDPFVKLFTIAIQLGAILSVVVLYFKRFFKTIGFYVKLLVAFIPAAIFGLLLSKKIDQMLESPMTVAISLVAGGVILLFVDKWFNQPTIHEEEEISYLTALKIGFFQCLAMIPGTSRSGASIVGGMSMKLSRKVAAEFSFFLAVPTMFAATGKKLFDFYKEGNTISHDQIQLLVIANVIAFIVALLAIKSFIGYLNKHGFKVFGWYRIIAGLIIIVLIYSGHNLQII; this is translated from the coding sequence ATGACTCTTATAGATGCCATTATTCTCGCTGTAATAGAGGGACTGACTGAGTTTTTGCCAGTTTCTTCTACCGGCCACATGATCCTTGCCTCTTCCTTTATGGGAATTGCATCCGATCCATTCGTGAAATTATTTACCATTGCCATTCAGCTAGGGGCAATCCTTTCGGTAGTCGTATTATACTTTAAACGTTTCTTCAAAACAATTGGTTTCTACGTTAAACTGCTGGTTGCTTTTATTCCCGCAGCTATTTTTGGATTACTGCTGAGCAAGAAGATTGACCAGATGCTGGAAAGCCCAATGACAGTTGCCATATCATTAGTAGCCGGAGGCGTAATCCTTCTTTTCGTAGACAAATGGTTTAATCAGCCAACTATCCACGAAGAAGAAGAAATCAGCTATCTGACCGCTTTAAAAATCGGATTTTTTCAATGTCTGGCTATGATACCAGGTACATCAAGATCTGGTGCAAGTATCGTTGGTGGTATGTCCATGAAATTAAGCAGAAAAGTAGCTGCTGAATTCTCTTTTTTTCTGGCTGTCCCTACTATGTTTGCAGCAACAGGAAAAAAGCTATTTGATTTTTATAAAGAAGGCAATACCATCAGCCACGATCAGATTCAACTGCTTGTGATCGCTAATGTTATTGCATTTATTGTAGCCTTACTCGCTATTAAAAGTTTTATCGGTTACCTGAACAAACACGGATTTAAAGTGTTTGGATGGTACCGTATCATTGCTGGATTGATCATCATTGTATTAATATATAGCGGGCATAACCTGCAAATAATTTAA
- a CDS encoding DUF3098 domain-containing protein, with amino-acid sequence MIEKKTSPATQDPKNEMVFTKKNYQLLLISMAIVIAGFMLMIGTTDIYDFRKTLLAPMVVLFGFGFGIYAILKK; translated from the coding sequence ATGATCGAGAAAAAAACTAGTCCTGCAACGCAAGACCCTAAAAATGAAATGGTTTTTACAAAAAAGAATTATCAGCTGTTGTTAATCAGTATGGCTATTGTTATTGCCGGGTTTATGCTGATGATTGGAACAACTGACATTTATGATTTTAGAAAAACCCTTCTTGCGCCAATGGTCGTGCTTTTTGGATTTGGATTTGGTATTTACGCAATCCTGAAAAAGTAA
- a CDS encoding cell division protein FtsX, with protein MEEFEVSDASKKTKTIYISTIFSITLVLLMLGVLGLLLVHAKNLSNYVKENIVLNIIVDEGAKEPDVIQFRKELDANPAVKQTEYVNKEVAAKNLTQDLGEDFVNFLGYNPLLSTVDVYLKADYANNKSIDALKATISKNPVVKEVIYQSSLIDMVNKNINTIGLIVLGFAAILLVISVALINNTIRLAIYSQRFLIKSMQLVGATKNFIRKPFIFWAMLHGLIASFIAILILLGLLYYAQKEIPEIIILRNYTEFGIVLLGLVGLGIFLTALSTTFAVSKYLRLKIYDLYR; from the coding sequence ATGGAAGAATTTGAAGTTAGTGATGCTTCTAAGAAGACGAAAACCATTTATATCTCTACTATATTTAGTATAACCCTGGTTTTGTTGATGCTTGGCGTATTGGGACTACTACTCGTGCATGCAAAGAATCTTTCTAACTATGTAAAAGAGAATATTGTATTAAATATCATAGTTGACGAAGGCGCAAAAGAACCTGATGTTATTCAGTTCAGGAAAGAACTTGATGCTAACCCTGCCGTTAAACAGACAGAATATGTGAACAAAGAAGTCGCTGCAAAAAACCTTACACAAGATTTAGGCGAAGATTTCGTGAATTTCCTGGGTTACAACCCATTGCTTTCTACCGTTGATGTTTACCTTAAAGCTGACTATGCAAACAATAAAAGTATTGATGCACTGAAAGCTACCATCAGTAAAAACCCGGTAGTTAAAGAAGTGATCTATCAGAGTTCACTAATTGATATGGTGAATAAAAACATTAATACCATTGGTTTAATTGTATTGGGATTTGCGGCTATATTACTGGTGATCTCCGTTGCCTTAATCAACAACACCATCAGACTGGCAATTTATTCACAGCGTTTCCTGATCAAAAGCATGCAACTTGTAGGTGCGACAAAAAACTTTATTCGCAAACCCTTTATATTCTGGGCCATGCTTCATGGTTTAATTGCTTCATTTATCGCGATCCTGATCTTGCTTGGGCTGTTATATTACGCACAAAAAGAAATTCCTGAAATCATTATTTTAAGAAATTATACCGAATTTGGTATCGTTCTGCTTGGTTTGGTCGGACTGGGGATTTTCCTGACCGCGCTGAGTACAACCTTTGCAGTAAGCAAATATTTACGTTTAAAAATTTACGACCTTTACAGATAA